gtgttgttgcttGCAAACAACTTGAAGCTGTTTTAAAATGGATAACAGAAATGGAgcttaataaatgtaaatgtagtggGAACATTGCAGCAGTCTCTGGTGTTATAAAGATGCGTTCTGTAGTCAGTGATGAACTAATGTTGGAAATGTGCTGCAGTCCAGTTTGATTCACTGGATTATAGTTAGAGAGAAtcttttcattctgtgtctggtGTCTTTTACCACTcggtttctcttctctctcctctccagactctgtcaggctggtgaatgggaccagtctgtgctcaggcagactggagctgaagtctgaccagtctaaccagagctggtcctcagtgtgtgaagctgactttgaccagcaggatgcagaggtggtctgcagggagcttggctgtggggctccttcagtcctccagggggcgctctatggagaaggggaggctccaatgtggaccaaagagttccagtgtggaggaaatgagtctgctctcctggactgtagaagctcaggctcagatagaaacacctgctcacctggcagagctgttggactcacctgctcaggtagaagaggagctacagctttcatttggttcatttctgttctcatcaaactcactttattctttaACTGATGACTCTCTTGATTGTGTTCAGAgtctgtcaggttggtgggaggagacagtcgctgtgcaggaacactggagctgaaacatgaaggagaatggagaccagtggTTGGTCGTTACTCTGACTGGACCCTGAAGGAAgcagcagctgcctgcagagacttagactgtggttctgctgtttctgtagaacGGAGAGCGGAGTCCTCAGTCAGATCTGTGTGGTGGATCAGCTCTGTCTGTGACCtgtctggatctgctctgagggacTGTGCATTTTCAGATTCCTCTGAGTTTATCCTGGATCTCGTCTGTTCAGGTAAGCCCgtcagtgacatcatctatgacatcatgaataacagaaatgtttccagTGAGTCTGTCACAGTGACAGTCAGTGGTTTATAATGGACTGGACTGTAAACATCCTAAAGTGTAGAGAAGTGTTCTTGTTTCTGGAGACATAGACTGCTGAGCTTCACCTGACAGGACACACCTGGAGGAACCTGTCTgcttcagccaatcacctctctgtatttacaaacctgtttcagccaatcacctctctgtatttacagacctgtttcagccaatcacctctctgtatttacagacctgtttcagccaatcacctctctgtatttacagacctgctGCTTCAGCCCAACatctcctggtcctcctccatGGACGGGGTCTCTgaggcccagcagcagcagcatcaggaggAGTTTCAGGTTTTCAGAGGCTCCACCTTCACCATCAGCTGCTCCATCCAGCCTCAGTACCCAGGAGGCTCCTTCCAgctctccttcacctcctccaacTCATCAATCAACTAcacccagccagctgtcaatcactctgctgacttcctgtttcctaacctcacccagccagctgtcaatcactctgctgacttcctgtttcctaacctcacccagccagctgtcaatcactctgctgacttcctgtttcttaacctcacccagccagctgtcaatcactctgctgacttcctgtttcctaacctcacccagccagctgtcaatcagtatgcccacttcctgtttcctgctgcagagcccGCCCACCAAGGAAGCTACAGCTGTGTTTATCACGTCCATGTTTTCTCTCATAACTTCTCCTCTGAGAGCCgtcagctctctgtctctgttgtagGTAAGCTGAATGTTTACAGGTTTGTTAAAGAAGATTCatcaaacagactgaaaatgATCAGCTGCCAACAGAGttcatgcatgttgttgtttctgcatgtgacactggccctcatttatcaaacgatcgtagaAACGagagcagatctgagtgtagattttgtcttacgacagagttcacgtgggatttatcaaacgttcgtatctcgccaatcacagcgtgagaatggtcggctgttgataaatgtggcggcttgaAACAAGCGTCAATTAAATACCATGcactattatatataatatatagtatatataatataatatatacccgacCCAGATGGCTCGCCCCGAGAGTTTACAGCACCGAAGGatgcaatacggccaaaaagaggattttcccCCCTAAAGTCGCTTCATTATCAAAGTGCACCGtcacaaataacaacagaaggaaatagacattttacagaaatacgcagcgacagagatttatgaaataaaagtacttatagttataaactcaaacaagttcagtgaatattttacatttggagcacagacttaaagttttcacaactttttagttgaaggaggtaaacaatgttttaaagtaagttttaatccaaaagaagaggaatttctcagagtcagaaagtgaaacgctgacgtccaacagctgcaacaacaaactggtttagtttggcagaataaaaagagaaaaggaaggaaatcagtggtgctgtcagcagagtagcagtggagcattaaactcctggcgaggttggaatatttcatttatacatggtgattataaagcctaatagcctatataatatccaaatattgttattattatgatggagagatattattcacttctttacatttagtaataattctgtcccagtcagaggagctgaggctgattgaaatgtttctattgggtcagaaccgctggtggaggagacgctgacgctccagTATCAGAGCcagataacagtaaacagcagaagacaacaacatttaatagcctctgctagtattctggttaaagaaattcacggtcgcagggtgtattaATTTTTAATAAGGTTTTAGTAATAAATGATATAGCTAAAACAtcctttggtttgtcaccattaaaacaaaacacacagagtttgatcagctccaggcatcgatcaATAGTCTCAGATcagttctcagactcagacgtgtcgacttcacgctgactctaATTTGTGTTcaggagctgagagcagactgagatctgatcctCCTCACATCCAgactgataaatgccgagccttgcagaaatgatcgtacgcccactttacgctcactttctggcgTACGcccgtttgataaatgagggcaacTGTGACTCCTGTCGTTGTGTTACACAGCTCATATAGTAACCAAACGTATACAAAATGTATAATGACAACAGCAAACACTGAACTGTAGGACAGAGCATGTTTGGTTACCAGGATAACTCTGGTTCTCTGAGAACTGAGTGAGATCTGTCCCAGCAGCCCTGAGCTCCTAACTCGCCATTTTCAAGAGGCGTTCCTCCAGCGGACAGAAGCCAGAAGATCCGTCACTCAGAGCTCAGAGAACCAGAGTTATCCTGGTAACCAAACGCTCTCTTTCCAACCtccctcactgtctcactgtgtgtgtctgtgtgtttgatcaGATCCACCAGATCCGAGACCTTTTATCATCAGAGCGGTCGTCCTGCCGCTGATTCTGCTGGTGGCGAACATTGCCTCTTACTTCTATTTTAAGGTACTGACACTCGTCTGTTGTTTAGACCGCTGACTGAAATGAAGCACTCTGTCTGTTTTATTGAACTGAAGagagcaggaagtgacatcTGTGTGCGTCATGTCTCTCCAGACCCACAGGGTCTACAGGGTCTACAGGGTGCAGAAGCCCCGCAGACGGGAGGACGTGGAGCTGGATTATTATAACCTGGGTGTTCCTGCAGCTGAAGGAGGGCCGACTGAAGAATAAGGAGCTCAGGGAGCAGAGTAGCACCTCCAAGCAGCTCGTCTCACACCCACATGGATTTATATTCACAAGTTCCCTTCAATAATCAGGatttgttacattacattatgttGAAAAGACCACAACATGTCCCTGAGCCTATCGGTTCCTCCAGAAGACCTAAAACACCTCACTAAAGTAAGAGGTGAGAGCAGGTCTACAGAGTCCAAGCAGCCGGCACGattcaaagcaaacacacagcgACCCAGGCCGACCAGGAACAACCAGCAGGATTATGTTAAATATCTAAACACTGTTAGAGCCGGGGCTCTTAAAGCCTCCCGCTATATGtattcacttgttttgagtcttttgtaaaaaccaagtctagaacaaaagaaccggggcagtttaccatttattaaaaGAACACAAGAAAGGATCACAAGTGCCAAAAAGTTCCTAAATTCACAGTTTTCTTCTGGCTGTGGGACCCACCCAGACAACAGGTTGGGCTTTGTagcaattggtcaattttgtaTGGTGACTCAGTAGCCAACCCATACTGGACACCTCgtgatatttcattttaaaactagACACCTTCCCTTTCTACTTAGTAGAATAGTTTTTAGGCCTATGGTGTCTTGTACGTATGGTTCTTACTGAAATAGCTGCACCCTGATCTGGTTCTAACTGGTTTTCAGGAAAGGTTCAGTAAGAGGGCACAATGTGCTCTCCTAACCTAGAGCCAAATAGAGGCAGTGAGTCTTGCTCAGTATCTACATCTGGAGCCACGTCGACCATCTGTTGGTGTTTGTCCTCAAAATAATTAGTACGACATCATGAAGCTAACAGACAAAGTGGAACTTTAAACGTTTTCAGACCAACTTCATCTAGTCAGTGAGGTATGAACTTTATGATTTAACTTTATGTCTCATTTATTGCTGTGAGTAAGAGCTCGGCAGCAGGAGCACATTCAGCTCAACAAGAaccataataatacaaaaaaagagccaaaaacaACACAGGTCATTGTTATCAGAATTGACTTCAGGTTTTCCTTCGGGATCATCAGTTGAGTTTTTCTACTCAAgtcatttcattatttcttgagaatgagttatttttgtttttcaggattttttttatttcaaaagaagTTTCTAAGTTTCACTTAGTTTTTgttatcaaaataattttgcTTATCTTATAACAACTTTTTCAATGTTCTATTTTAGGAATTTAGTTGATTTTCTAATTGAGGAATTTTATGATTTCATAAGAATTTGACTTTTGGGAATTTACAAATTCATTtgagaaagatttttttattcataagaaTTTCATTTAGTGTTTTACTAAATAAGGATTAATTTAGGAAtttgcttttttaattaaaattgactatgagttatttttctacttttggAATTTACTTAATATTTCAataagatttgttttttaattttacaagaATAACAATTTGTGTTGTACTTATAATGgtttttatatgtaaatgtttcTGCATATTTTCATAATTAAGATTTTGCTTTTTTCATAAGAACTTTGTctactatttttactttattaactgcatttaattaattgtgtttttg
This genomic interval from Centropristis striata isolate RG_2023a ecotype Rhode Island unplaced genomic scaffold, C.striata_1.0 Scaffold_27, whole genome shotgun sequence contains the following:
- the LOC131967978 gene encoding uncharacterized protein LOC131967978 produces the protein MWTKEFQCGGNESALLDCRSSGSDRNTCSPGRAVGLTCSESVRLVGGDSRCAGTLELKHEGEWRPVVGRYSDWTLKEAAAACRDLDCGSAVSVERRAESSVRSVWWISSVCDLSGSALRDCAFSDSSEFILDLVCSDLLLQPNISWSSSMDGVSEAQQQQHQEEFQVFRGSTFTISCSIQPQYPGGSFQLSFTSSNSSINYTQPAVNHSADFLFPNLTQPAVNHSADFLFPNLTQPAVNHSADFLFLNLTQPAVNHSADFLFPNLTQPAVNQYAHFLFPAAEPAHQGSYSCVYHVHVFSHNFSSESRQLSVSVVDPRPFIIRAVVLPLILLVANIASYFYFKTHRVYRVYRVQKPRRREDVELDYYNLGVPAAEGGPTEE